A single region of the Dehalococcoides mccartyi genome encodes:
- the panC gene encoding pantoate--beta-alanine ligase yields MRIIRTVAEMQKLHREICGPVGLVPTMGYLHEGHLSLIRASKKQDINTIASIFVNPTQFGPHEDFKKYPRDEKRDMAMLENADVDYVFAPSVEEMYPSGFDSWVEPGVLQERLEGAVRPGHFRGVCTVVAKLFTIIRPDRAYFGQKDYQQYLIIKKMASDLNLDVSVEMLPIVRENDGLALSSRNTYLSASERQAALVLYRSLLTAKSLFDEKEYSAEVIRRKMTDIIRHESMAEIDYVSLSDRDTLCEMDKVSDNTIALVAARFGKTRLIDNMFLA; encoded by the coding sequence GTGCGTATCATCAGAACAGTAGCCGAGATGCAAAAACTGCACCGTGAAATCTGCGGGCCGGTTGGCCTGGTGCCGACTATGGGCTATCTGCACGAAGGGCATTTATCACTGATTAGAGCCTCTAAAAAACAGGATATAAATACTATAGCTAGTATCTTTGTTAATCCCACCCAGTTCGGGCCGCATGAGGATTTTAAAAAGTACCCTCGTGACGAAAAACGGGATATGGCCATGCTGGAAAATGCCGATGTGGATTATGTCTTTGCCCCGTCTGTTGAGGAAATGTATCCGTCAGGCTTTGATTCATGGGTAGAGCCGGGTGTTTTACAAGAACGTCTGGAAGGGGCTGTACGTCCGGGGCATTTCCGCGGGGTGTGCACCGTAGTCGCCAAGCTGTTTACGATAATCCGCCCTGACAGAGCCTATTTCGGACAGAAAGATTACCAGCAGTACCTAATAATAAAAAAAATGGCCTCAGACCTTAATCTGGACGTATCAGTGGAAATGCTTCCCATAGTGCGTGAGAATGATGGTCTGGCACTAAGCAGCCGTAACACCTATCTTTCTGCTTCAGAACGGCAGGCGGCTTTGGTGCTTTACCGTTCCCTGCTGACGGCCAAGAGTTTGTTCGATGAAAAAGAGTACAGTGCAGAGGTTATCCGCAGGAAAATGACTGATATAATCCGGCATGAATCTATGGCTGAAATAGATTATGTCAGTTTGTCAGACCGAGATACTCTTTGTGAGATGGATAAAGTATCTGACAATACTATCGCTCTGGTAGCTGCCAGATTTGGTAAAACCCGCCTGATAGACAATATGTTTTTGGCTTAA
- a CDS encoding OB-fold protein encodes MNKTSNGKFLRGVMLSSPVLVIAAVSIIFSISVALEGKIDSSPTGNTDSTDQVTNPITDNSTDATVDLTITAETLYSHYVDPGETNPDQYYKSKNIKVTGKVAGFVYGTTANSCWISLKTDQSNGANVVCYFGNYVIKPGADISIGMDIEITGTCMGLTNGRITLINSFTEDVQLIPYDHNLEA; translated from the coding sequence ATGAATAAAACTTCGAACGGCAAGTTTTTACGGGGTGTAATGCTTTCTTCGCCTGTGCTTGTGATTGCGGCTGTAAGCATAATATTTTCAATCTCTGTCGCTCTGGAAGGCAAAATAGACAGTTCTCCTACCGGAAATACTGATAGCACTGATCAGGTTACCAACCCTATTACTGATAATTCAACTGATGCTACGGTTGACCTGACAATAACAGCTGAGACATTGTATTCCCATTATGTAGATCCCGGTGAAACCAATCCTGACCAGTATTATAAGAGCAAAAATATAAAAGTCACAGGCAAAGTGGCAGGTTTTGTTTACGGAACCACTGCTAATAGTTGCTGGATATCCCTTAAGACTGATCAGAGTAACGGGGCAAATGTAGTTTGTTACTTTGGGAATTATGTGATTAAACCGGGTGCGGATATTTCAATCGGTATGGATATTGAAATTACCGGAACATGTATGGGTTTAACAAATGGCAGGATTACGCTTATTAACTCATTCACTGAGGATGTCCAATTGATACCTTATGATCATAATCTGGAAGCTTAA
- the panD gene encoding aspartate 1-decarboxylase: protein MLKSKIHRATITDACIDYEGSITIDKNLMQVANLLPYEQVHVVNVNNGTRLETYVIEGPAGSGQICLNGAAARMGMKGDKVIILGYSLITEEDTLTHQPNLVYVDGLNRITKVKNGVASQNLEV, encoded by the coding sequence ATGCTCAAAAGCAAAATCCACCGGGCTACCATTACCGATGCCTGCATAGATTATGAAGGCAGTATTACCATTGATAAAAACCTTATGCAGGTGGCCAACTTGCTGCCCTATGAACAGGTGCATGTGGTAAATGTAAATAACGGAACGCGGCTGGAGACCTATGTTATAGAGGGCCCGGCTGGTAGCGGGCAGATATGTTTAAACGGGGCAGCTGCCCGTATGGGAATGAAGGGTGATAAAGTAATTATACTGGGCTACAGCCTGATAACTGAAGAAGATACCCTTACCCACCAGCCGAATCTGGTATATGTAGATGGGCTTAACCGCATAACCAAAGTAAAAAACGGGGTTGCCAGCCAGAATTTAGAGGTATAA
- a CDS encoding Rossmann-like and DUF2520 domain-containing protein — MGEVLVQNIGFIGAGRVGSTLALGLSQRGYLISGIASRTPGPAEKLCQKLCAAKFCLQSQEVADTTDIVFITTPDDAIAEVCRSTGWHPGKYVIHCSGAYSADLLQSAKDFGAYTGVLHPLQSFNLQADPVKNLEGITYALEGDDQTLSVLKDMVKALGGKWIVLKPADKPSYHLAAVMASNYLVTLMKMAAQLWQTFGVPEDRAIKALMPLVRGTLSNIEKAGVTDALSGPIDRGDYGTVLKHMANLANTAPELLPVYKELGRQTVKIALDKENPNLAGIEKVSAILAN, encoded by the coding sequence ATGGGAGAAGTACTTGTGCAGAATATAGGTTTTATAGGGGCAGGCAGAGTGGGTAGCACTTTGGCTTTGGGATTATCCCAAAGAGGCTATTTGATTTCGGGCATTGCCAGCCGCACACCTGGACCTGCGGAAAAGCTTTGCCAGAAACTCTGTGCTGCTAAATTTTGCCTGCAATCGCAGGAAGTGGCTGATACCACTGATATTGTATTTATCACTACCCCGGATGACGCTATTGCCGAAGTTTGCCGCAGTACTGGCTGGCATCCCGGTAAATATGTAATTCACTGCTCAGGGGCTTATTCGGCTGATTTGTTGCAGTCCGCTAAAGATTTCGGTGCGTATACGGGAGTATTGCACCCGCTTCAAAGCTTCAATTTGCAGGCAGACCCTGTAAAAAATCTTGAGGGTATTACCTATGCGCTGGAGGGTGATGACCAGACTTTGTCTGTGCTTAAGGATATGGTAAAGGCGCTTGGCGGAAAATGGATAGTCCTTAAACCGGCAGATAAGCCAAGTTATCATCTGGCAGCAGTTATGGCGTCTAATTATCTGGTCACCCTTATGAAAATGGCTGCTCAGCTTTGGCAGACTTTCGGTGTGCCTGAAGACCGGGCCATTAAAGCCCTGATGCCGCTGGTGCGCGGCACTCTTTCCAATATAGAAAAAGCTGGTGTAACCGATGCCCTATCCGGACCTATAGACAGAGGAGATTACGGGACGGTTTTAAAACATATGGCAAATCTTGCAAATACTGCCCCTGAATTACTGCCTGTCTATAAAGAACTAGGCAGGCAGACCGTGAAAATAGCACTTGATAAGGAAAATCCCAATCTGGCTGGCATAGAAAAAGTATCCGCGATACTGGCAAATTAA
- the panB gene encoding 3-methyl-2-oxobutanoate hydroxymethyltransferase produces the protein MRTTISQLKEMKQNKQKIAVLTAYDYPTAQILDKAGIPAILVGDSLGMVVLGYDSTVSVTMDDMLHHLKAVVRGSQKAMVIADMPFMTYHLSPEQALLNAGRFMQEGGAQAVKLEGGVNVADKVKRIVDCGIPVMGHIGLTPQSVNQLSGFKVQGKTLTAALALLEDARALEKAGAFAIVLETMPAELAAMITAAVSIPTIGIGAGESCDGQVQVVSDMLGMFTDFVPKHTKKYADLNSIISKAVSEYVTEVAKGEFPTLKESFTLDKKVLEELKKCVSSEQ, from the coding sequence ATGCGTACCACTATTAGCCAACTCAAAGAAATGAAACAGAACAAGCAGAAAATAGCGGTGCTGACTGCATATGACTATCCCACTGCCCAAATACTGGATAAAGCCGGTATTCCGGCCATACTGGTAGGTGATAGTCTGGGTATGGTGGTACTTGGGTATGATTCTACAGTAAGCGTTACTATGGACGATATGCTGCACCATTTGAAAGCCGTAGTCAGGGGCAGTCAAAAGGCCATGGTCATAGCAGATATGCCCTTTATGACTTATCACTTAAGTCCGGAACAGGCACTCCTGAACGCAGGGCGTTTTATGCAGGAAGGCGGTGCTCAGGCAGTCAAACTGGAAGGCGGGGTAAATGTGGCTGACAAGGTTAAACGTATAGTTGACTGCGGCATTCCCGTTATGGGGCATATAGGGCTGACTCCCCAGTCCGTTAACCAGCTAAGCGGGTTTAAAGTGCAGGGGAAAACTCTGACAGCTGCTTTAGCCCTGCTAGAAGATGCCAGGGCTCTGGAAAAAGCTGGGGCTTTTGCTATAGTGCTGGAAACTATGCCGGCTGAGCTGGCAGCTATGATTACCGCTGCCGTTTCCATACCTACCATAGGCATAGGGGCAGGTGAAAGTTGTGACGGCCAGGTGCAGGTGGTATCCGATATGTTGGGTATGTTTACTGATTTTGTACCTAAACATACCAAAAAATATGCTGATTTAAACAGTATTATCTCAAAAGCTGTATCCGAGTATGTCACTGAGGTTGCAAAAGGTGAATTTCCCACTTTGAAAGAAAGCTTCACCCTTGATAAAAAGGTATTGGAGGAACTGAAAAAGTGCGTATCATCAGAACAGTAG
- the surE gene encoding 5'/3'-nucleotidase SurE: protein MRILVSNDDGIYSSGLWALVKRLKEVGEVIVVAPDREQSATGTQVTLRQPLRVQKTHPLISGIEAYSVEGSPCDCVILGLAKLIAEPVDLVVSGINHGLNLGDDVLISGTVGAALQGYLRSIPSIAISIPVTTEEPANLDSAACITMEVARRIKNGDIARNSFLNINIPDLPLSRINELRVTPLAHKTHIETVEEGHDGRKRYFWLRRRQLSLADNQKTDIWAIENGYISISALHERLFQQPSFTLEDAETSGILKAAKDCQERV, encoded by the coding sequence ATGAGAATACTTGTAAGCAATGATGACGGTATTTATTCATCAGGCCTGTGGGCTTTGGTGAAGCGGCTTAAAGAAGTTGGCGAAGTGATAGTGGTAGCGCCTGACCGTGAGCAGAGTGCTACCGGTACTCAGGTAACCCTGCGCCAACCCCTCAGAGTACAGAAAACCCACCCGCTTATTTCGGGGATTGAGGCCTATTCGGTAGAGGGCAGCCCCTGTGACTGTGTAATATTGGGTCTGGCCAAACTGATAGCCGAACCGGTGGATTTAGTGGTTTCAGGTATAAATCATGGCTTGAATCTGGGAGATGATGTGCTTATTTCAGGTACAGTAGGTGCTGCCCTGCAGGGTTATTTGCGTAGTATACCTTCCATAGCTATCTCTATACCCGTTACTACTGAGGAACCTGCAAATTTGGATAGTGCCGCCTGTATTACCATGGAAGTAGCGCGCAGGATAAAAAATGGAGATATTGCAAGGAATTCTTTTCTGAATATAAATATTCCAGACCTGCCTCTTTCACGCATAAATGAATTACGGGTTACTCCGCTTGCGCATAAAACCCATATAGAAACAGTTGAAGAGGGACATGACGGCAGGAAACGGTATTTCTGGCTCAGACGCCGCCAGTTAAGCCTCGCAGATAATCAGAAAACTGATATCTGGGCTATAGAGAACGGGTATATTTCTATAAGCGCTTTGCACGAAAGACTTTTTCAACAGCCCTCTTTTACCCTTGAGGATGCCGAGACCAGCGGAATACTTAAAGCCGCTAAAGATTGCCAGGAGAGAGTTTAG